A single Prevotella sp. E15-22 DNA region contains:
- the rfbB gene encoding dTDP-glucose 4,6-dehydratase has protein sequence MKNIVITGGAGFIGSHVVRLFVNKYPDYHIINLDKLTYAGNLANLKDIENKPNYEFVKMDICDFDAFYKLMQDKKVDGIIHLAAESHVDRSIKDPFTFAKTNVMGTLSLLQAAKLYWESLPEKYEGKRFYHISTDEVYGALELTHPEGIEPPFTTTASSAEHHLAYGDKFFLETTKYNPHSPYSASKASSDHFVRAFHDTYGMPVVVTNCSNNYGPYQFPEKLIPLFINNIRHRKPLPVYGKGENVRDWLYVVDHARAIDLIFHKGKIADTYNIGGFNEWKNIDIIKVLINTVDRLLGRKEGEDMDLITYVTDRAGHDLRYAIDSSKLQKELGWEPSLQFEEGIEKTVRWYLDNQEWLDNVTSGDYQKYYDNMYANR, from the coding sequence ATGAAGAACATTGTTATTACCGGTGGTGCAGGCTTTATTGGAAGTCATGTGGTGCGCCTTTTCGTGAACAAGTATCCAGACTACCATATCATTAATCTGGATAAGTTGACCTATGCAGGTAATCTGGCAAATCTCAAGGATATTGAGAATAAGCCCAACTATGAATTTGTGAAGATGGACATCTGCGACTTCGATGCCTTCTACAAGTTGATGCAGGACAAGAAGGTGGATGGTATCATTCATCTGGCGGCAGAGAGTCATGTGGACCGTTCTATTAAGGATCCGTTTACCTTTGCCAAGACAAATGTCATGGGTACCTTGTCACTGCTTCAGGCTGCCAAACTCTATTGGGAGAGTCTGCCAGAGAAGTATGAAGGTAAGCGCTTCTACCACATCTCTACTGATGAGGTGTATGGTGCACTTGAACTCACACATCCAGAGGGTATAGAGCCTCCATTCACAACAACGGCTTCTTCAGCAGAGCATCATCTGGCTTATGGCGATAAGTTCTTCTTGGAGACAACGAAGTATAATCCTCACTCTCCTTATAGTGCGTCAAAGGCTTCGAGTGATCACTTTGTACGTGCTTTCCATGATACTTATGGGATGCCGGTGGTGGTAACCAACTGCTCTAACAACTATGGTCCTTATCAGTTCCCAGAGAAACTGATACCTCTTTTTATTAATAATATCCGCCATCGTAAGCCCCTGCCTGTTTATGGTAAGGGTGAAAACGTGCGTGACTGGCTTTATGTGGTAGATCATGCACGTGCCATCGATTTGATTTTCCATAAGGGAAAGATTGCCGATACCTATAATATTGGTGGTTTCAACGAGTGGAAGAACATCGATATCATCAAGGTGCTTATCAATACTGTTGACCGTCTCCTTGGTCGTAAAGAAGGCGAGGATATGGATCTCATTACATATGTTACCGACCGTGCTGGACATGACCTGCGTTATGCCATCGACAGTTCAAAACTCCAGAAGGAACTCGGTTGGGAACCATCACTTCAGTTTGAAGAAGGAATTGAGAAAACAGTTCGTTGGTATCTTGACAATCAGGAATGGTTGGATAATGTGACTAGTGGAGACTATCAGAAGTATTACGATAACATGTACGCTAACAGATGA
- a CDS encoding metallophosphoesterase, with the protein MKRIGIISDTHSYWDPKYLHYFEPCDEIWHAGDIGNLEVAERLAEFRPLRAVCGNCDGGDLRLMYRELNRFKCEDVDVLIKHIGGYPGKYDPSVIRTLYTNPPQLFIAGHSHILKVKYDATLKMLHINPGAAGLQGWHKERTIVRLTIDGSAFKDAEVITLEDPRRK; encoded by the coding sequence TTGAAAAGAATTGGCATTATCAGCGATACTCATAGCTATTGGGACCCTAAGTATCTACATTACTTTGAGCCCTGTGATGAAATATGGCATGCAGGCGATATTGGTAACTTAGAGGTGGCTGAACGGTTAGCTGAATTTCGTCCGCTTCGTGCTGTATGTGGCAATTGTGATGGAGGGGACCTCCGTCTGATGTATCGGGAGTTGAACAGATTCAAATGTGAGGATGTAGATGTGCTGATAAAACACATTGGAGGCTATCCAGGAAAATACGACCCGTCCGTTATCCGTACGCTCTATACTAATCCTCCTCAATTATTTATTGCAGGCCATTCTCATATTCTGAAGGTGAAATATGATGCGACCTTGAAGATGCTTCACATCAATCCTGGGGCAGCTGGCTTGCAGGGATGGCATAAAGAGCGTACTATAGTACGTCTTACGATAGATGGTTCTGCGTTTAAGGATGCGGAGGTTATAACTTTAGAAGACCCACGTAGAAAATGA
- a CDS encoding AAA family ATPase, whose product MDKHIIINVGRQVCAGGLEIGKLLANEFQAKYYDRELLNLAAKESGFSEEFFKQSDERKGFFRSFLHLPYLNNWGGGSNFYQNNFSQENLFKFQSDAIIKAAQEGSCVFVGRCADYVLRDFPNVVNVFITAPIESRAQLFMKEKDVTYEEAIRRIQHVESRRASYYNYYTGKQWGHAASYDFCIDSAAIGSQETARLIAEFVRKKLKL is encoded by the coding sequence ATGGACAAACATATCATCATTAACGTCGGTCGTCAGGTTTGTGCTGGTGGACTGGAAATCGGAAAGCTGCTAGCCAATGAATTTCAGGCCAAATATTATGACCGGGAGCTGCTGAACTTAGCTGCTAAGGAAAGCGGCTTTTCGGAAGAGTTCTTTAAACAAAGTGATGAACGTAAGGGCTTCTTTCGTTCTTTTCTCCATCTTCCTTACCTCAATAATTGGGGCGGTGGCAGTAATTTCTATCAGAACAATTTCTCGCAGGAGAACTTGTTTAAGTTCCAGAGTGATGCTATCATTAAGGCTGCCCAAGAGGGTTCGTGTGTGTTCGTTGGTCGTTGTGCCGATTATGTATTGCGTGATTTTCCCAATGTTGTTAATGTGTTTATTACTGCTCCCATAGAATCTCGTGCCCAACTCTTTATGAAGGAAAAAGATGTGACGTATGAGGAAGCAATTAGGCGAATACAACATGTGGAAAGCCGACGAGCATCCTATTATAATTACTACACTGGCAAACAATGGGGGCACGCCGCCAGTTATGACTTTTGCATTGACTCTGCTGCTATAGGCTCCCAGGAAACGGCTCGTCTTATTGCAGAATTTGTGAGAAAGAAACTAAAACTATAA
- a CDS encoding MATE family efflux transporter: MDNRQKALELGQKPVGQLLWQYALPAMVAMVASSLYNIIDRSVIGQVVGPEAIAGLGITFPFMNLSAAFGAAVGVGASTCISVKLGQRDYGTAQHLLGNTITLNVIVGFLFMLVSLVFLDSILTFFGASEATLPYAREFMQVILLGNMVTHMYFGMNAVLRAAGKPRHAMYATLFTVGCNIVLVMTFVWWFRWGIRGAALATVLSQSLALCWQMWILSNKRELLHLKRGIYRLKTDLVRNIVAIGISPFLMQTTSCIIVIFMNNQFVSYGGDMAVGAYSIANSMVMVFFMFVMGVTQGMQPIVGYNYGAQKYDRMMRCVWMSIAVATSILLFGWSVSMLFPRQIAGIFTSDPVLLDMSARGVKLAMLVFFVVGSQAVITNFFQCIGKVKISIFLSLSRQLILLLPMAYLFPLQWGLDGVWYSMPASDFLAFAFTIPILLWHIRKFKSYGQTYHH, encoded by the coding sequence ATGGATAATAGACAGAAAGCTTTAGAACTTGGGCAAAAGCCTGTTGGACAGTTGCTTTGGCAATATGCATTGCCGGCTATGGTGGCTATGGTTGCCAGTTCTCTCTATAATATTATTGACCGCTCGGTAATTGGCCAGGTGGTGGGTCCAGAGGCTATCGCTGGTTTAGGCATCACTTTTCCTTTTATGAACCTAAGTGCTGCTTTTGGAGCAGCCGTAGGTGTTGGCGCGTCAACCTGTATCAGTGTAAAATTGGGTCAGCGTGATTATGGTACAGCACAGCATCTTTTAGGCAATACCATTACCCTCAATGTTATTGTCGGCTTTCTTTTTATGCTGGTTAGCTTGGTCTTTCTTGATTCGATTCTGACTTTCTTTGGAGCCTCGGAAGCGACTCTTCCTTATGCCCGTGAGTTTATGCAGGTGATATTGCTAGGTAATATGGTTACCCATATGTATTTTGGCATGAATGCAGTCTTACGTGCTGCTGGAAAGCCACGCCATGCTATGTATGCCACATTGTTTACTGTTGGTTGTAATATTGTGCTGGTGATGACTTTTGTCTGGTGGTTCCGTTGGGGAATCCGTGGTGCGGCACTTGCTACAGTTTTGTCGCAGTCGCTTGCTCTTTGCTGGCAGATGTGGATACTGAGTAATAAACGTGAGCTATTACATTTGAAACGCGGAATCTACCGGCTGAAGACCGATTTGGTTCGTAATATTGTCGCCATTGGTATATCTCCATTCTTGATGCAAACCACTTCGTGCATCATTGTTATTTTCATGAATAACCAGTTCGTAAGCTATGGTGGCGATATGGCTGTAGGAGCGTATTCGATAGCCAACTCCATGGTTATGGTGTTCTTTATGTTCGTAATGGGAGTTACTCAAGGCATGCAGCCAATAGTGGGCTATAACTATGGCGCGCAGAAATACGATCGAATGATGCGATGTGTGTGGATGTCTATTGCTGTTGCAACGTCTATTCTGCTTTTTGGTTGGTCTGTTTCTATGCTTTTCCCACGTCAAATTGCGGGGATTTTTACTTCCGACCCCGTACTGCTTGATATGTCAGCGCGTGGTGTCAAGTTGGCAATGCTGGTATTCTTTGTGGTTGGTTCGCAGGCCGTCATTACAAACTTCTTCCAGTGTATAGGTAAGGTTAAGATTAGTATTTTCCTCTCTTTGTCTCGACAGCTAATACTTTTGTTGCCGATGGCATATCTGTTCCCTTTGCAATGGGGGCTTGATGGTGTGTGGTATTCTATGCCTGCCAGTGATTTCTTGGCTTTTGCATTCACCATTCCCATATTGTTGTGGCATATAAGAAAATTTAAGTCTTATGGACAAACATATCATCATTAA
- a CDS encoding S8 family serine peptidase translates to MNRTIILLVLLITSITTDAAKHHFPGGKCYIYRYNLCDKAATSYSLNAPQLFLSEKSIERRQRQGLPIDSTDLPVCQLYIKQFNVRGAQVVGTSKWQNTVLVQSNDSAILNKLGHLDIVRKATCVFIAPDSIDSPGDVRWNVHQEFNRWDSVKNDPYGMARNQIEMLNGIRLHELDCTGRGISIAVIDGGFQNYDRIPAFKSTHIKGTFNFVPSRIDEIVKDKERGPFHVIDHGTKVLSALAANAPEVHIGTAPDADYWLLRSEAEQIEQPVEEDLWGMAVETADSVGADIISSSLGYYAFDGGLGNYRLQDLNGQTAFISREASMLANKGMVLCNSAGNSGMGPWKKIGVPADATDIITVGAVDREQRLASFSSIGPSQDGRVKPDVMAQGAPAALISGRGTLVHDMGTSFSTPIVSGLVACLWQALPNKTAHEIIELVRENASQYHEPTNIFGYGIPDFWKAYTSQQKQ, encoded by the coding sequence ATGAATCGCACAATCATATTACTAGTGTTGCTCATCACGAGTATTACCACAGATGCCGCCAAGCACCATTTTCCTGGCGGCAAATGTTATATATACCGATACAACCTATGCGATAAAGCGGCAACAAGCTATTCACTCAACGCCCCCCAACTATTTTTATCAGAAAAAAGCATAGAGCGTAGACAGCGCCAAGGGTTGCCCATCGATTCTACTGACCTACCAGTTTGTCAATTATACATCAAACAGTTTAACGTAAGGGGCGCACAAGTAGTTGGCACCAGCAAATGGCAGAACACAGTCCTCGTCCAATCAAACGACTCAGCAATTCTTAACAAGCTCGGTCATCTGGACATTGTACGCAAAGCCACCTGCGTGTTCATCGCACCAGACTCTATCGACAGCCCCGGTGATGTAAGATGGAATGTCCACCAGGAGTTTAACCGCTGGGACTCTGTAAAAAACGACCCATACGGCATGGCACGCAATCAGATTGAAATGTTGAATGGCATCAGATTACACGAGTTAGACTGTACTGGCCGTGGGATATCTATTGCAGTTATTGACGGAGGTTTTCAGAACTACGACCGTATTCCGGCTTTCAAAAGCACGCATATCAAAGGAACTTTCAACTTCGTCCCCAGTCGCATAGACGAGATTGTAAAAGATAAAGAACGTGGCCCTTTCCATGTTATTGACCACGGAACAAAGGTACTCTCTGCTTTGGCTGCTAATGCGCCTGAAGTACACATCGGAACAGCACCCGATGCCGACTATTGGCTTCTGCGCAGTGAAGCAGAGCAGATTGAGCAGCCTGTTGAAGAAGATTTATGGGGCATGGCTGTAGAGACGGCCGATTCTGTTGGCGCAGATATCATCAGTTCGTCGTTGGGCTACTATGCCTTTGACGGAGGTCTTGGAAACTATCGACTACAAGACCTGAACGGGCAAACAGCTTTCATCTCACGTGAAGCATCTATGTTAGCAAATAAAGGCATGGTTCTATGCAACTCTGCTGGCAATTCAGGCATGGGTCCATGGAAAAAGATTGGCGTTCCTGCCGACGCAACTGACATTATCACTGTTGGAGCCGTAGACAGAGAACAGCGATTAGCATCATTTTCAAGTATTGGTCCATCACAAGATGGTCGCGTAAAACCAGATGTAATGGCCCAAGGTGCTCCTGCGGCACTTATCTCCGGTCGAGGCACATTAGTTCACGACATGGGCACATCGTTTTCAACGCCCATAGTTTCTGGTTTAGTAGCATGCCTTTGGCAGGCACTTCCGAACAAGACTGCGCACGAGATCATCGAGTTAGTACGCGAAAATGCCAGTCAGTATCATGAGCCAACCAACATATTCGGATATGGTATACCCGATTTTTGGAAAGCATACACCTCACAACAAAAACAATGA
- the xseA gene encoding exodeoxyribonuclease VII large subunit, whose translation MRKATFSLYELNSLVRQTIDQTLNEEYWVEAELAECRINRGHCYMELIQKDEQSNTPIARAQAKCWQSSWAMLGPYFEKTAGQALHAGLKTRLKVYPQFHETYGFSWIVTDIDPTYTLGDLARRKLEIIQQLKSQGVFDLQKELKLSPFCLNIAVISSETAAGYGDFVNQLADSSYHFQTRLYPAIMQGEQVEHSIIDALNSIYNEIENYDCVVIIRGGGATADLSGFDTLTLAENVAQFPLPIITGIGHDRDESILDMVSHQRVKTPTAAAQFLIGSIDTTVQRIDNCQERMIRYITSRMEAEHLKVTRLADRIPALFSLVRTRQEARIDTLSTRIQSALTLTFEKQRHQLQLLQQRAKALDPTLLLKRGYSITTRQGRVIKNAAEIKPGTEIETRLEQGIIISIAK comes from the coding sequence ATGAGAAAGGCCACCTTTAGTCTCTATGAGCTAAACTCTCTGGTTCGCCAAACGATTGATCAGACCCTAAACGAGGAGTATTGGGTCGAAGCCGAACTGGCAGAATGCAGAATCAACAGGGGACATTGCTACATGGAACTCATTCAAAAAGACGAGCAAAGCAACACCCCTATAGCGAGAGCACAAGCCAAATGTTGGCAAAGCTCATGGGCCATGCTTGGCCCTTATTTTGAGAAGACTGCAGGACAAGCGCTACACGCAGGGCTAAAAACGCGTCTGAAGGTATATCCACAATTCCACGAAACTTATGGTTTTTCATGGATTGTAACCGATATAGACCCAACATATACCTTAGGCGATTTGGCCAGGCGAAAACTCGAGATTATCCAGCAGTTAAAAAGCCAAGGAGTATTTGATCTACAAAAAGAACTCAAGCTATCACCTTTCTGCCTCAACATCGCAGTCATATCAAGTGAGACTGCCGCGGGCTATGGCGACTTTGTTAACCAGTTAGCCGACTCGTCCTACCATTTTCAGACGCGTCTCTACCCTGCCATAATGCAAGGCGAACAAGTGGAGCACAGTATTATAGATGCTCTAAACAGCATCTACAATGAGATAGAAAATTATGACTGTGTTGTGATTATTCGTGGGGGTGGCGCCACGGCCGATCTTTCAGGGTTTGACACACTCACCTTAGCCGAGAACGTAGCACAGTTTCCCTTACCAATCATTACAGGCATTGGACATGATCGCGATGAGTCTATACTCGACATGGTGAGCCATCAGCGTGTCAAAACACCAACTGCTGCCGCACAGTTCCTTATTGGCAGCATTGACACCACCGTTCAACGAATAGACAATTGTCAAGAACGCATGATACGATACATTACCTCCAGAATGGAGGCCGAGCACTTAAAAGTTACCCGATTGGCTGATCGCATACCAGCTCTTTTCTCGCTAGTCAGGACTCGCCAAGAAGCACGTATCGATACCCTATCAACACGCATACAATCGGCCCTTACACTTACGTTCGAAAAGCAGCGACACCAATTACAATTGTTGCAACAACGCGCTAAAGCATTAGACCCCACCCTGCTTCTAAAACGTGGTTACAGCATAACTACACGCCAAGGGCGCGTCATAAAGAACGCAGCCGAGATTAAACCCGGAACAGAAATAGAAACCCGCCTAGAACAAGGCATAATCATCTCTATAGCAAAATGA
- the xseB gene encoding exodeoxyribonuclease VII small subunit has translation MTYEESLKQLEDIVQKMEAGDYSIDELAEKLTLAQQLISKCKEKLDRSDTEIKKILENR, from the coding sequence ATGACCTACGAAGAATCATTGAAACAACTGGAGGACATCGTCCAAAAGATGGAAGCTGGCGACTACAGTATTGACGAGTTGGCAGAAAAACTGACGTTGGCACAACAACTTATCAGCAAATGCAAAGAGAAACTTGACAGAAGTGACACTGAAATCAAGAAAATTTTAGAAAATCGATAG
- a CDS encoding branched-chain amino acid aminotransferase → MFAEHYQTTDTIKKMKELDWKNLSFGYRPTDYNVRCYYRDGKWGEIEVCSDEYLKLHMAATCLHYGQEAFEGLKAYRCKDGKVRTFRVKDNAERLQSTCRGIMMPEVPTELFTEMVNKVVRLNQEWIPTYESGATLYIRPLLIGTSAQVGVHPAKEYLFMIFVTPVGPYFKGGFSTNPYVIIRDYDRSAPLGTGKYKVGGNYAASLFANNLAHEKGYACEFYLDAKEKKYMDECGAANFFGIKNNTYVTPKSTSILPSITNRSLMQVAEDLGMKVERRQIPEDELETFEEAGACGTAAVISPISYIDDLDTGKRYSFGDQPGPVSKKLYDTLRGIQYGEIEDKHGWTSVVID, encoded by the coding sequence ATCTTTGCCGAGCATTATCAAACAACAGATACAATAAAGAAAATGAAAGAATTAGATTGGAAAAATCTCTCCTTCGGCTATAGACCGACCGATTACAATGTCCGCTGCTACTATCGCGATGGAAAATGGGGCGAGATAGAAGTATGTTCTGACGAGTATCTTAAGTTACACATGGCTGCCACCTGCCTGCACTATGGACAGGAAGCATTCGAGGGTTTAAAAGCCTATCGCTGTAAAGACGGCAAGGTACGCACATTCCGTGTAAAAGACAATGCCGAGCGATTGCAGAGTACTTGCCGTGGCATCATGATGCCAGAGGTTCCCACAGAGTTGTTTACAGAGATGGTTAACAAGGTTGTTCGCCTTAATCAGGAATGGATTCCCACTTACGAGAGCGGTGCAACATTGTATATCCGTCCGTTACTCATTGGTACCAGTGCGCAGGTTGGCGTTCACCCCGCTAAGGAATATCTGTTTATGATTTTCGTCACTCCCGTAGGTCCATACTTTAAGGGAGGCTTCTCAACTAATCCTTATGTAATCATCCGCGACTATGACCGCAGTGCTCCTCTTGGTACTGGCAAATATAAAGTTGGTGGAAACTATGCTGCGAGCCTTTTTGCCAACAATCTTGCACACGAAAAAGGCTATGCTTGCGAGTTCTATCTAGATGCCAAAGAGAAGAAATACATGGACGAGTGTGGTGCCGCCAACTTCTTTGGCATTAAGAACAACACATACGTCACACCAAAGTCAACCTCTATCCTCCCCTCAATCACCAACCGTTCATTGATGCAGGTTGCCGAAGACTTGGGAATGAAGGTTGAGCGTCGTCAGATTCCTGAAGATGAGCTCGAAACCTTCGAGGAAGCAGGCGCTTGCGGAACAGCAGCTGTTATTTCGCCAATTTCATATATTGACGACCTTGACACAGGCAAGCGTTATTCATTTGGCGACCAACCTGGTCCCGTATCAAAGAAGCTCTACGACACCCTTCGCGGCATCCAGTATGGCGAGATTGAAGACAAACATGGTTGGACGTCAGTAGTGATTGATTAA
- a CDS encoding CD225/dispanin family protein, whose product MEYNYQGNISEQQPNDYKTWSLVNLIVSIVFCCSCTGVISLILSIIAFIFSNDVSKYYLAGETGIMLAKKKSEQVKTLNIICSVLLAIGIIITIVSIIANGFGYYAHALQLLQH is encoded by the coding sequence ATGGAATACAATTATCAAGGAAACATTTCCGAACAGCAACCAAACGACTATAAGACATGGTCGTTAGTAAACCTCATCGTATCAATCGTTTTCTGTTGCTCATGCACAGGTGTCATCAGCCTCATCTTGTCAATCATTGCTTTCATTTTCTCTAACGATGTAAGCAAGTACTACTTGGCTGGCGAGACTGGAATTATGTTGGCAAAGAAAAAATCTGAGCAAGTCAAGACGCTCAACATCATCTGTTCCGTTCTATTGGCCATCGGAATCATCATCACTATCGTAAGTATTATCGCCAATGGATTTGGATATTATGCACATGCATTACAACTTTTGCAGCACTAA
- a CDS encoding DUF2752 domain-containing protein — protein MVSKKIALIILGITASTIILVLLYFFNPTDTPFAPKCLFKQHTGWSCPGCGLQRFLHAFMHGRFKEAISYNYLLAILIPYTSLLLFERLVFRGKIQKTIKKVIESNFLIYGLSIITVFWIIIRNYFGI, from the coding sequence ATGGTTAGCAAAAAAATTGCATTAATCATACTGGGTATAACAGCATCAACTATCATATTGGTGCTGTTATACTTTTTTAATCCAACTGACACCCCTTTTGCTCCCAAATGTCTTTTCAAACAACATACAGGATGGAGTTGTCCTGGATGCGGCCTGCAAAGATTTCTTCATGCCTTCATGCATGGACGTTTTAAAGAAGCTATAAGTTATAACTATCTTTTAGCAATCCTCATCCCATATACATCCCTTCTACTTTTCGAGCGTTTGGTTTTCAGAGGAAAGATTCAAAAGACCATTAAAAAAGTCATTGAGAGCAACTTTCTTATATACGGATTAAGCATTATTACAGTATTTTGGATTATAATTCGAAACTATTTTGGCATATAA
- a CDS encoding zinc ribbon domain-containing protein, producing the protein MTENNELNETAQVNETPNQEQPKKAFCKHCGAEIEPGSAFCPACGKPTGKSPIQQPDQQAQQPQQQFNNTNQTSTTTTVIVENKGSHSNGLGTAGFVLSLIAFLVCWIPVIDFVVWFLGALFSFIGIFKKPRGLAIAGLVISFIGIIILLAFFGAIIGLASR; encoded by the coding sequence ATGACCGAGAACAACGAATTGAACGAAACTGCACAAGTGAATGAAACTCCAAATCAGGAGCAGCCAAAGAAAGCTTTTTGCAAACATTGCGGAGCCGAAATTGAACCTGGTAGTGCATTCTGCCCTGCTTGCGGAAAACCAACAGGAAAAAGTCCTATTCAGCAACCAGACCAACAAGCACAACAGCCACAACAACAGTTCAACAACACTAATCAAACAAGCACTACGACGACAGTAATCGTAGAAAACAAGGGATCTCACTCTAACGGACTAGGAACTGCAGGATTCGTCCTTTCCTTAATTGCATTCTTAGTCTGCTGGATACCCGTTATAGACTTCGTCGTGTGGTTCCTTGGAGCATTATTCTCCTTCATTGGCATCTTCAAAAAGCCACGTGGCCTTGCTATTGCCGGTTTGGTGATTTCATTTATTGGCATCATTATACTACTCGCATTCTTTGGTGCTATTATCGGTTTAGCTTCAAGATAA
- the trmB gene encoding tRNA (guanosine(46)-N7)-methyltransferase TrmB — protein sequence MSKGKLAKFADMETYENVFQYPFSVVSDVPFDMRGHWNEQYFKNNNPIVLELGCGKGEYTVGLAKRYPHMNFIGVDIKGARMWTGATLALQEGLKNVAFLRTNIEIIDRFFAPNEVQEIWLTFSDPQMKNPRKRLSSTFFMERYRRFLKDNGIIHLKSDSNFLFTYTNYMVDHNQLPVELKTNDLYKQEDQVYSEAASIQTYYETMWLARGLNIKYIKFHLPHEGVLEEPNVEIELDDYRSYHRTKRSSLETAK from the coding sequence ATGAGCAAAGGAAAACTGGCCAAATTTGCCGACATGGAAACATATGAGAATGTCTTTCAGTATCCGTTTTCGGTAGTGAGCGACGTCCCGTTTGACATGCGCGGTCATTGGAACGAACAATATTTCAAGAACAACAATCCAATTGTTCTGGAATTAGGATGTGGAAAAGGTGAATATACCGTAGGATTAGCCAAGCGCTATCCACATATGAATTTTATCGGCGTCGACATCAAAGGTGCACGAATGTGGACTGGAGCCACACTGGCACTGCAAGAAGGACTAAAAAACGTTGCATTCCTGCGTACCAACATTGAGATTATCGACCGATTCTTCGCTCCCAACGAAGTACAAGAGATATGGCTCACCTTCAGTGATCCACAGATGAAGAATCCACGGAAGCGTCTTTCAAGTACCTTTTTTATGGAACGCTACCGCCGATTCTTGAAAGACAATGGAATCATCCATCTAAAATCCGATTCCAATTTTCTTTTCACCTACACCAACTATATGGTGGATCACAACCAATTACCAGTAGAACTCAAGACAAACGATCTCTATAAGCAAGAAGACCAAGTCTATTCTGAGGCAGCATCTATTCAAACTTATTACGAGACCATGTGGTTAGCTCGTGGTCTGAACATAAAATACATTAAATTCCACCTACCCCACGAGGGAGTATTAGAAGAACCAAATGTTGAAATAGAGTTGGACGACTATCGCAGCTACCACCGTACAAAACGAAGTTCGTTGGAAACCGCGAAATGA